AAGCGCGGCACCAAGGTCATGGGCATCTCGGTCGATGGCGTCGAGGACCACAAGAAGTGGAAGGGCGACATCGAAAGCACCTCGGGTGCCAAGGCCGGTTTCCCGATCATCGCGGACGATGACCTGACCGTCGCCAAGGCCTTCGACATGCTGCCCGCCGACGCCTACCTGCCGGATGGCCGCACGCCCGCCGACAGCGCCACCGTGCGCGTGGTCTTCATCATCGGGCCGGACAAGAAGCTGAAGCTGTCGATGACCTACCCGATGACGGTGGGCCGCAACTTCGCCGAAGTCCTTCGGGCGCTGGACGCGCTGCAGACCTCGGCGAAAGAGAACGTGGCCCTGCCCGCCAACTGGACGCCGGGCGAAGACGTGATCGTGCCGGTGGCCGTCTCGGACGAGGATGCCATCGCCAAGTACGGCGCCATCGACACCGTACTGCCCTACCTGCGCAAGGCCAAGCTGAAGGCCTGAGACAGGCTGCCCGGGGCGTGCGACGGCGTCGCGCGGCCCTTGTTTCGCCTGCGCAGCGCGCAGGCGACCGTCTGGGGAGGCTTTGCCTCCCCAGACCCCTCCAAGGTATTTGAAAGACCAAAGAAGGGCAGGCGCACTGCGGCCTTTCCCCTGTTGTGACAGTGGGTCTGGTCGCATGATCCGGCGTTGCGCCGATTCGAGTGCCCGGCCTGCGCGGGTCACGGTTGCCATGGCCCGCGGCATTGCCTAACCCTTTCGGAACGAAAGGAAGCACCGCGATGAAGCCCTTTGTCCTCGGGTCCCAGACCATCGCCGCCGGAGCGCGGCGGACCGTCGACCTGCCTGTCTCGGTCCTGTCGGATCACACGCCTGTCAATCTTTCGGCCCATGTCATCCACGGCAAGAAACCCGGCCCGGTGGTCTTCGTCTCGGCTGCCATCCACGGCGACGAGGTGATCGGGGTGGAGATCGTCCGCCGCCTGTTGCGCGCCGCGCCGCTGTCGCGACTGTCCGGCACGCTGATCGCCGTGCCCATCGTCAACAGCTTCGGATTCATCAACCAGTCGCGCTACCTGCCGGACCGGCGTGACCTGAACCGGTCGTTCCCCGGCCATGGCGAGGGGTCTCTGGCGGCGCGTCTGGCCGATCTCTTCATGAAGGAGATCGTGCGGCGCTGCGACGTCGGCATCGACCTGCATTCCGCCGCCGTGGGCCGCGAGAACCTGCCGCAGATCCGTTTGACCCCGGGCAGCGCCCGACTGAAGGATCTGGGAGAGGCCTTCGCCGCGCCCGTCACGCTGACGTCGCAGGTGCGCGAGGGCTCGCTGCGGCTGGAGGCGGGGGCGGCGGGTGTCGACGTACTGCTTTACGAGGCCGGCGAGGGGCTGCGTTTTGACGAGTTCGCGGCGCGGGCCGGGGTGTCGGGCATCCTGCGGGTGTTGGCGAGGCTGGGCATGATCGCGGGACGCGGGGTGCCGAAGCCGCGCGGGGCCTCGGTATTCTGCGAGCGGTCGTCCTGGGTGCGTGCGCCCTCCGGCGGGTTGCTTCGGACGCTGAAGGCCAGCGGCGACTATGTCACGCGCGGCACGGTTCTGGGTATCGTCACCGACCCCTTTGGAGAGGCCGAGGCCGAGGTGCTGGCCGAGGTCGCGGGCATCGTCATCGGGCGCACCAACCTGCCGGTGGTGAACGAGGGCGACGCGGTCTTCCACATCGGCGAACCCGCCGAGCACAAGCTGGCCCGCGCCGCCGACGGCTTCGAGGCGCATCAGGACGCGCCGCCGCTGTTCGACGAGGACGAGATCATCTGAGGCCGTCCCGTGCCGCTCTGCCGGGTGGTGCGGATGGCGGGGGCCTGCCTGATCGAGACGGGCGGCCTTGCGGGTGTGCACGGAGTTGGGTGGCGTCCGAAGCGTAAGACGGCCCGGCGGGGCGCTGCGGCCTGCCGCCCTTGCGCAAAGCAGGAACCGGGTTGCGCCCCGGCGCCCGTGGGTGCAGGTTCGCGGCCACAGCAGCCGGAGACCGCCATGCCCTTCACCCTCGCCACCTGGAACATCAATTCCGTGCGTCTTCGCAAGAGTTTGGTGGAGAAACTCCTGACCGAAGAGATGCCGGACGTGCTCTGCCTGCAGGAATGCAAGTCGCCGGTGGACAAGATCCCGCTGGAGGGCTTTCAGGCGCTTGGCTACCACCACATCGTCGCGCGGGGGCAGAAGGGCTACAACGGCGTCGCGATCCTGTCGAAACTGCCGATCGAGGACGTGGGGGATCGCGACTTTGCCGCCCTGGGCCATGCCCGCCACGTCGCGGCGCGGCTGGAGAACGGCGTGACGGTACACAACTTCTACGTCCCGGCGGGTGGCGACGTGCCGGACCGCGCGGTGAACCTGAAATTCGGGCAGAAGCTGGACTACCTGTCGGAGATGCGCGACTGGTTCCATGGCGAGCACCCCGAGAAGGCGATCCTCGTGGGGGACCTGAACATCGCCCCGCGTGAGGACGACGTCTGGGACCACAAGAAGATGCTGAAGGTCGTCAGCCACACGCCGGTCGAGGTCGAGGCGCTGGGGGCCACGCAGGACGCGGGCGGCTGGGTCGACATCACCCGCAAGGACCTGCCCGAGGGGCAGCTCTATTCGTGGTGGTCCTACCGCGCCAAGGACTGGGATGCCGCCGACAAGGGCCGCCGCCTGGATCACGTCTGGGCCACGCCCGATATCGCCAACGCGGGGCATTCCAGCCGCATCCTGCGCGCCGCGCGCGGCTGGGAGAAGCCTTCGGATCACGCGCCGGTCTTCGCGACCTTCGACCTGTAGGGCGGTAGGCGGCAGGAGCGCATACGCCATGCCCGACCTCGGGAGGGCGGTAGCGCTTGGTGCGGCCCTACCATGAAAGTCGCCGGCCGAATTGCGCGGGGCAGATGTTGCAGGATATCCCTCCCCGGGGGGGCGGGCATGGCGCCCGCGCGCCGGGTGCGGACAAGGTCGGCGCGCGTCCTCTTCCTGAAGCATCGATATGCGTGCAGCACCCTTGGCGGATCGGTCGGGGCTTTGCACGTTCGGTCCACAGGGACAACTCCCGCAAAGCCTGCGACCGCCTGCGGCGGATCGGCTGGGCCTGCGCCCGTTCGGTCCTTACGATCTTCATCCGGAAACCTGTCCCACCTGCGGCGGATCGGTCGGGGCTACGCCCGTTCGGACCTCGAAGGCTCCCTCGGAGCCTGCGTCCGCCTGCGGCGGATCGGTCCTCACCCTTGCAACTGACGGCTTCGTGAGCCATCTAGCCTGTCAAGGAAACCGCAACACGGCGGAGGCGAAGATGCTGGAACTGAATGCTGCGAAGGGCCCCGAGGCGGGCGATCTCGTGAAGGATATCACCGAGGCGGAGTTCATGGCCGAGGTCGTGGACGGGTCGAAAGAGATCCCCGTCATCGTCGATTTCTGGGCGCCCTGGTGCGGGCCGTGCAAGACGCTTGGGCCGCAGCTGGAAGAGGCCGTGAAGGCCGCCAAGGGCGCGGTGAAGATGGTCAAGGTCAATGTCGACGAGGCGCAGGCGATCGCAGGCCAGATGCGCATCCAGTCGATCCCCACGGTCTATGCCTTCTATCAGGGCCAGCCGCTCGACGGCTTTCAGGGCGCGCTGCCGCAGTCCGAGATCAAGGCCTTTGTCGAGCGCGTGGTGCAGGCCGCCGGTGGCGATGCCTCGGGCGGGCTGGACGATGCCGTTGCCGCTGCCGAGGAAATGCTGGAGCAGGGCGCGGCGGTGGACGCGGCCCAGACCTTCGCCGCGATCCTCGAGGAGGACCCCGCGAATGCTAAAGCCTATGGCGGGCTGGTGCGGGCGCATGTGGTGCTGGGCGAGCTGGAGCAGGCCGAGGCGATCCTGAACGGCGCGCCGGTCGAGATCTCCAAGGCGCCCGAACTGGAGGCGGCCCACGCTCAGCTGGAGCTTGCCAAGCAATCGGCGGGTGTCGGCCCGGTGGCCGAGTTGACCGCGACGGTGGAGTCCGAACCCGACAACCATCAGGCGCGTTTCGACCTTGCGCAGGCGCTTTATGCCAAGGGCGATGCAGAGGGCGCGGTTGCGCAGCTGCTGGACCTGTTCCGGCGTGACCGAGAGTGGAACGACGGCGCCGCGCGGGCGCAGCTTTTCACCATCTTCGAGGCGCTGAAGCCCAACGACCCGGTGGCCCTGAACGGACGCCGGAAATTGTCGTCGATGATATTTGCCTGAGCCCCGGCGCAGGCTACCTGAGACGGCATGACACGGCTGACAGACCTGCCGGGCACGATCCCGGTCTTTCCCCTGCCCGGGGCGCTCCTGCTGCCGCGGGCGCGTCTGCCCCTTCATATCTTCGAACCGCGCTATCTGGCGATGATCGATGACGCGCTCAAGACGCCGGAGCGGCTGATCGGCATGGTTCAGCCCGCGCCGGTCCCGGGGCGGACGGAAAAGGGGCTGCACCGGATCGGCTGCGCCGGCCGTGTCACCCAGTTCTCGGAAACCGAGGACGGGCGCTACATGATCACCCTCACCGGGATATCGCGGTTCCGCGTGTCGCAGGAGGTGGAGGGCTTCACCCCCTACCGGCGCTGCGAGGTCTCGTGGCAGGGCTTCGACCGCGACCGCTCTGCCGGGCCCGAGGCGGATGAGTGTTTCGACCGCGACCGGTTCCTGCGGCTGCTCGACCGCTACTTCACCGCCCGCGATCTTCAGGCGGACTGGCAGACGCTGAAGGACGCGGACGACGAGCTGCTGGTGAACTCGCTGTCGATGCTTCTGGACTTCGGTCCCGAGGACAAGCAGGCGCTGCTCGAGGCGCCCTCGCTGGGCACGCGGCGCGAAACGCTGGTGACCCTGATCGAATACCGCATGCGCGGCGGCGAAGGAGACATGATGCAATGACCCCCCCCGAATTCGACCGCCGCATGCTGGAGGCGCTGATCTGCCCCCAGTCGCAAAGCACGCTGGACTACGACGCCGAGTGGCAGGAGCTGATCAGCAAGCAGGCCAACCTTGCCTACCCGATCCGCGACGGCATCCCGGTCATGCTGGTCGACGAGGCGCGCCGGCTGGACCCGTAGCGCCGCGCGCGCATCGGGACGGGGCAGCCATTGCGACCCTCGAAGACATCGGAGCCGCGCCGTTAGCCCGCCAGCGCTCGCGCCAGCACCGGAGCGTCGACATTCCCGCCCGAGACGGTGGCGATCACCGTGTCGGCCTCCAGCGCCTCTGACCGGAACAGCGCGGCGGCCAGCGCCACGGCGCCGCCCGGCTCTGCGACGATCTTCAGGTGCCGCAGGGCAAGGGCCATGGCCTGCAAGACCTCTGCATCCGAGACCGAAAGGCCCGGTCCGCAGAGGCGGGCGTTGATCGGAAAGGTGATTTCTCCGGGTGTCGGCGTCAGGATGGCGTCGCACAGGCCGCCTGCCGCCTGCGCGTTGGTCTGCCGCGTACCGCTGGCCAGCGACCGGGCGGTGTCATCGAAGGCCTCGGGCTCGGCGGGGCGGACCCGCAGGCCCGGGGCGCGGGCCTCCAGCGCCAGCGCGATCCCGGCGGTCAGCCCGCCCCCGCCGCAGCAGACCAGCACCTCGGCCCGGTCGATGCCCCGTTCGGCGGCTTGTTCGGCGATCTCCAGCCCGCAGGTGCCCTGACCGGCGATGACCTCGGGTTCGTCATAGGGTCTGATCAGGGTCAGTCCGCGCGTCTCGGCCAGCTTTGCGCCGATGCCCTCGCGGCTCTCGCCGCCGCGACTGTAGGGCACGACTTCGCCGCCCAGGGCCTTGGTGCCCTCGATCTTCGCGACAGGGGCGTCCTGCGGCATGACGATCACCGCAGGAACCCCGAACAGTTGCGCCGCTCGGGCGATGCCCTGCGCGTGGTTGCCGGAGGAATAGGCAAGGATGCCGCGCGCGCGGACCTCGGGGGACAGGGCCGAGACAGCGGCATAGGCGCCGCGGAACTTGAAGCTGCCGGTGTGCTGAAGGCATTCGGGCTTCACGAAGACCCGCCGCCCGGCGATGGCGTCCAGATGCGGCGAGGACAGCAGCGGCGTCCGGCGTGCAATACCCCTCAGACGGCTTGCGGCGGCTTCGATCCTCTCGATGTTCATGGCGATCCTTTCCGGGGCGGTTCTGCGGCGCCATGGGGAGGCGGGGCGCCCGGAAAAGTCAAGCACTTGCGCCGTCGCGACCGTCCGGGCAGGGTCGGGTGCATGATCCGGCTGAGCGCCATTCCAAACCTGTCCGTGCGGCAGGGGGCACCGGCCCCCACGCCAGCCGTTCGCAAGGGGGCAGGCCGGGCGGCAGATGCCGTCTTTCGCAGGGCATGGCGGCGGCCTTGGTGCGCGCGGGTGTGACTGTGCGGCGCCGGACATCCATCCCGACCGGCGCGACCCGGGGCCGCCCATGATCCGCCGCACATCGGAACGCGCGGACGGCCAACGCAGCGAGGCCTTCTTCTCGACCTGCGGGGCTTATCGCTATGGGCTGCGGCGGGTCTGGCGGGAGGACGCCGACGAGGTGCTCTTCGTGATGCTCAACCCCTCGACCGCCGACGAGACGCGCAACGACCCGACTATCGAACGCTGCCAGCGCCGCGCCGAGGCGATGGGTTTTGGCGGGCTGCGCATCGCCAATCTCTTCGCGTATCGCGCCACGCACCCGCGCGACCTGAAGGCCGCGCCCGCGCCGGTCGGCCCCGGGAACGACGCCCTGCTGCGCGACTGGGCCGGGGATGCCGCGCTGACCGTCGCCGGTTGGGGCGTGCACGGAGGCTTGCTGAACCGGGGGCCGGAGGTGGCGGGCTGGCTGGGCCCCGCAAGCCACCTTGGCCTGACCCGCGACGGCCACCCGCGTCACCCGCTTTACGTGGCCTACGCCACCGCCCCGATGCCCTGGCCGGAGGCGCGGCGCTACCTCCGGCCCGCCTGAAAGGGCGTTGCCGATCCGCCGCGCCCGGGGCGCCGGGTCGCGCGGGGGGATTGCCTTGGCCCGCGGTTCTGCCCTTCTGCTAGGCAAAGGAACGCCGGGGAACAAAGCGATGGATACGCCGAAGGAGGATCTGGACAGGCTGCACAGGGACCTCGGTCGTCTGGCCGACGAGGTCGGCGCCTTCAATGCACACCGGCTGGTGCGGGTCCACAACAACGTCTGGCGCCTGATGTGGTGGCAATTTCTGCGCGGTCTTGCCTTCGGCCTTGGGACGGTGGTCGGGGCGACGGCGCTGGTCTCGGTCGTGGCGCTGATCCTCGGACAGATCGAGTTCATCCCGATCATCGGAGAGATCGCCCGCGCCATCATCGAGGAAATCAACGGCCCGTGACGGCTGGAGCCGGTTAACCATTGCGGCTGAAACTGTTTGATCGGTCAATCTCTATCTGGGATAGTTCCGGCGGTCTGTCGTGTGGACTGGATTGGGGCGGGACCATGCTTTTTCTGACTGGACTGCTTGGAATGATGGCGCTGGGGTCTATCGCGATCGTCAGCACCGGCCTGCCGGAAGACGATCCCGATGCCGCGCCCGAGGGGGATGCCGACGCGCAGGCCGACCCGCCGCAGGGCGATGTCCAGACATGGTCCGACCCGGGGGACGACGGTGACGACGCGGTGGAAGAGGCCGGTTCCCTGCTGGCCCGGCTTGGCGTCACCACCGAGGGCGACGCGGGCGATGAAACCCTCTCTGGCACGGAATACGACGACCGCATTTCCGGTGGTGCGGGCAACGACAGTCTTGACGGTCTGGGCGGCGACGACGATCTGCTGGGCGGAACGGGCGACGATACGCTTCAGGGCGACTGGAGCGATGATACCATCCACGGCGAAGGCGGAAACGACAGCCTCGACGGCGGTGAGGACAACGACGAACTCTATGGCCATGATGGTGACGATATCCTGGTGGGGGGCTCCGGCGCGGACAGCCTTGTCGGCGGTCTGGGCAGCGACGTCATGCTGGGCGAAGACGGTGACGATGCCCTGCTCGGCCGGGAAGGCGACGACACGCTGGACGGCGGCGCCGGGGTGGACACGCTCTTTGGCGGCTGGGGTGACGACCTTGTCGTCGGCGTCATGCCGGACGAGACGGGTGCCGACAGGGACGAGGGCGACTTCCTGAACGGTGGCGACGGGGCCGACACGCTGGTGGGCGGCAATGGCGACATGCTGCACGGCGGCGCGGGCGCGGATCGGCTGCTGCTGGGCGACTGGATCACTGGCGCCGCATCCAGCCTGCTGGACTATGATGCGGCGGAGGACCAGATCATGGTGGTCTTCGACGATAGCGACGAGGCCGCCGACCCGGAGCTGTCGCTGCGTATCAGCGCGGCAGATCCCGGGATGACGGAGATCGTGCTGGACGGTGTCGTGATTTCGACCCTTCCCACAGCCGATGCGCCGACGCTGGACGCCATTGTGCTGGTCGGGGAAAGCGTAGCGGGCCAGATCGCCTTTGGCTGACGAGGCCTGTGGCGCTTTGCCGGGAGCGGGGCGGCTGGCCCTTCCCATCCCGCAGGGAATCGCGTAGAGAGCCGCATCCGCGCGATGCGGATACTCTCCACGGGCCTTGCTGGACGACATCCCGGCTTGCGCCATAACCCTCGATCCGAAAGGAGCCCCCGATGTCGATCACGGTCGAAGAAAAAAATCGCCTGATGAAAGAATATGCCACCAAGGAAGGCGACACCGGTTCGCCCGAAGTGCAGGTGGCCATCCTGACGTCGCGCATCACCACGCTGACCGAACACTTCAAGACCCACAAGAAGGACAACCACTCGCGTCGTGGCCTTCTGAAGCTGGTGGCTCAGCGCCGCAAGCTGCTGGATTACCTGAAGGGCAAGGAAGAAGCGCGCTACCAGGATCTCATCAAGCGTCTCGGCATTCGCCGCTAAGCCGCGACGACCGGATCCGCTGGTGATCCGGTCTATCCCCCGCGGCCAACGAGAAGCGACTTACCTCGTACGAGGGACAGGGCGCCCGTCTTCGGAAACGAAGGCGGGCGTTTGCCGTCTCGTGACCGCTGCGGAGGTCTGCCATTGGGGCGTTTCGCCTGCCTTTGGCAGGCGACCGTCTGGGGAGGCTTTGCCTCCCCAGACCCCTCCAAGGTATTTGAAGACCAAAGAAGAGGGAGCGGGGCGCTTTGGGGATAGGGTCGGCTTATTTTGGGAGAAGGGGCGCAGTCTGCGGCGCTTATTGTGGGGTGCGGCTGGTTTTTTGGGGGGGCGGGTGTGCGGATCTGCCCGGGAAGGGCGTGGTTCCGCGCGGCGCTCTTGTTGAGGGGGCAGGATGCGGTTTGATGCTGTGCGGGCGCGTTCCCGGGCAGGATTTGCGCCGCACCCCGTGGACAGGAGGGCCGCGAGACCCTATCTAGGCGTGCCATGGCCAAGAAACCCGACAGCAACCCGAACTACAAGGTGATCGCCGAGAACCGGCGCGCGCGCTTCGACTATGCCATCGAAGAGGATCTCGAATGCGGGATCATCCTGACCGGCTCCGAGGTGAAGTCGCTGCGCGAGAACACCTCGAATGTTGCCGAAAGCTATGCTGCGGTCGAGGACGGCGAGTTGTGGCTGGTGAATTCCTACATCGCCCCCTACGAGCGCGCCATGTTCGGCCATGAAGAGCGGCGGCGGCGCAAGTTGCTGTGCTCCAAGCGGGAGTTGTCGCGGCTGTGGAACGAGACCCAGCGCAAGGGCATGACGCTGGTGCCGCTGGTGCTGTACTTCAATCACAAGGGTATCGCGAAGCTGAAGATCGGCATCGCCAAGGGCAAGAAAAACCACGACAAGCGCGAGACCGAGGCCAAGCGCGACTGGAACCGCCAGAAGCAGCGCCTGCTGAAGGAACGCGGCTGAGACCGGCGCGGCGGTGCCTGCGGGCAGGGCGGTTGCGGTGTGCTTGCTTGTTCGGCTGTCGATGCGAAAGGCGGGGTCGGGCCGGAGGCTGATGCTTGCAACGGGCCGCGTCTGTGGCTAGGCAAGGCCCAGCTGACAAGACGGGGGGCGGCATGGCTGCTGTGGACGATCCCAAGACGCTGGTTTCGACCGGCTGGCTGGAAAAACACCTGAACGATCCCGATTTGCGCATCCTCGATGCCAGCTGGTACCTGCCCGACATGGGGCGGGACGGGCGTGCCGAATACGAGGCCGCGCATATCCCCGGCGCGCGTTACTTCGACATCGACGATGTGTCGGATGCGCGTTCGGACCTGCCGCACATGGCGCCCGCGCCCGAAAAGTTCATGAGCCGCATGCGCGCTCTGGGTGTCGGCGACGGCCATCAAGTGGTGATCTACGACGGCGCCGGTCTGTTTTCCGCGGCGCGCGTCTGGTGGCTGTTCCGCCTGATGGGGCAGGAGGGCGTGGCCGTGCTGGACGGCGGTTTCCCCAAGTGGCAGGCTGAGGGCCGCCCCGTCGAGGACCTGCCGCCGATGATCCGCGACCGCCACATGACCGCCCGGCGTCAGGCGCATCTGGTGCGCGACGTCACGCAGGTCTCCGCCGCGGTGAAGCTGAAGGACACCGAGGTGGTGGATGCCCGCTCTGCCCCGCGTTTCCGCGGCGACGAGCCCGAACCGCGCGAGGGCCTGCGCGCCGGACATATCCCCGGCTCGAAGAACGTGC
This region of Ponticoccus alexandrii genomic DNA includes:
- a CDS encoding Trm112 family protein, producing the protein MTPPEFDRRMLEALICPQSQSTLDYDAEWQELISKQANLAYPIRDGIPVMLVDEARRLDP
- a CDS encoding peroxiredoxin codes for the protein MALRINDEIPDLTVTTDLGEVSLHDWIGDSWAILFSHPKDFTPVCTTEFGAVAQLSDEWAKRGTKVMGISVDGVEDHKKWKGDIESTSGAKAGFPIIADDDLTVAKAFDMLPADAYLPDGRTPADSATVRVVFIIGPDKKLKLSMTYPMTVGRNFAEVLRALDALQTSAKENVALPANWTPGEDVIVPVAVSDEDAIAKYGAIDTVLPYLRKAKLKA
- a CDS encoding DUF5665 domain-containing protein produces the protein MDTPKEDLDRLHRDLGRLADEVGAFNAHRLVRVHNNVWRLMWWQFLRGLAFGLGTVVGATALVSVVALILGQIEFIPIIGEIARAIIEEINGP
- the smpB gene encoding SsrA-binding protein SmpB, which encodes MAKKPDSNPNYKVIAENRRARFDYAIEEDLECGIILTGSEVKSLRENTSNVAESYAAVEDGELWLVNSYIAPYERAMFGHEERRRRKLLCSKRELSRLWNETQRKGMTLVPLVLYFNHKGIAKLKIGIAKGKKNHDKRETEAKRDWNRQKQRLLKERG
- a CDS encoding calcium-binding protein, producing MLFLTGLLGMMALGSIAIVSTGLPEDDPDAAPEGDADAQADPPQGDVQTWSDPGDDGDDAVEEAGSLLARLGVTTEGDAGDETLSGTEYDDRISGGAGNDSLDGLGGDDDLLGGTGDDTLQGDWSDDTIHGEGGNDSLDGGEDNDELYGHDGDDILVGGSGADSLVGGLGSDVMLGEDGDDALLGREGDDTLDGGAGVDTLFGGWGDDLVVGVMPDETGADRDEGDFLNGGDGADTLVGGNGDMLHGGAGADRLLLGDWITGAASSLLDYDAAEDQIMVVFDDSDEAADPELSLRISAADPGMTEIVLDGVVISTLPTADAPTLDAIVLVGESVAGQIAFG
- a CDS encoding DUF1643 domain-containing protein yields the protein MIRRTSERADGQRSEAFFSTCGAYRYGLRRVWREDADEVLFVMLNPSTADETRNDPTIERCQRRAEAMGFGGLRIANLFAYRATHPRDLKAAPAPVGPGNDALLRDWAGDAALTVAGWGVHGGLLNRGPEVAGWLGPASHLGLTRDGHPRHPLYVAYATAPMPWPEARRYLRPA
- a CDS encoding threonine ammonia-lyase; this translates as MNIERIEAAASRLRGIARRTPLLSSPHLDAIAGRRVFVKPECLQHTGSFKFRGAYAAVSALSPEVRARGILAYSSGNHAQGIARAAQLFGVPAVIVMPQDAPVAKIEGTKALGGEVVPYSRGGESREGIGAKLAETRGLTLIRPYDEPEVIAGQGTCGLEIAEQAAERGIDRAEVLVCCGGGGLTAGIALALEARAPGLRVRPAEPEAFDDTARSLASGTRQTNAQAAGGLCDAILTPTPGEITFPINARLCGPGLSVSDAEVLQAMALALRHLKIVAEPGGAVALAAALFRSEALEADTVIATVSGGNVDAPVLARALAG
- a CDS encoding exodeoxyribonuclease III yields the protein MPFTLATWNINSVRLRKSLVEKLLTEEMPDVLCLQECKSPVDKIPLEGFQALGYHHIVARGQKGYNGVAILSKLPIEDVGDRDFAALGHARHVAARLENGVTVHNFYVPAGGDVPDRAVNLKFGQKLDYLSEMRDWFHGEHPEKAILVGDLNIAPREDDVWDHKKMLKVVSHTPVEVEALGATQDAGGWVDITRKDLPEGQLYSWWSYRAKDWDAADKGRRLDHVWATPDIANAGHSSRILRAARGWEKPSDHAPVFATFDL
- the sseA gene encoding 3-mercaptopyruvate sulfurtransferase produces the protein MAAVDDPKTLVSTGWLEKHLNDPDLRILDASWYLPDMGRDGRAEYEAAHIPGARYFDIDDVSDARSDLPHMAPAPEKFMSRMRALGVGDGHQVVIYDGAGLFSAARVWWLFRLMGQEGVAVLDGGFPKWQAEGRPVEDLPPMIRDRHMTARRQAHLVRDVTQVSAAVKLKDTEVVDARSAPRFRGDEPEPREGLRAGHIPGSKNVPFRSVLAEEGTMKDVDALRATFEAAGVDLSRPVITTCGSGVTAAVLSLALERMGKGDHSLYDGSWAEWGAFPTLPVATGED
- the rpsO gene encoding 30S ribosomal protein S15; the encoded protein is MSITVEEKNRLMKEYATKEGDTGSPEVQVAILTSRITTLTEHFKTHKKDNHSRRGLLKLVAQRRKLLDYLKGKEEARYQDLIKRLGIRR
- a CDS encoding succinylglutamate desuccinylase/aspartoacylase family protein translates to MKPFVLGSQTIAAGARRTVDLPVSVLSDHTPVNLSAHVIHGKKPGPVVFVSAAIHGDEVIGVEIVRRLLRAAPLSRLSGTLIAVPIVNSFGFINQSRYLPDRRDLNRSFPGHGEGSLAARLADLFMKEIVRRCDVGIDLHSAAVGRENLPQIRLTPGSARLKDLGEAFAAPVTLTSQVREGSLRLEAGAAGVDVLLYEAGEGLRFDEFAARAGVSGILRVLARLGMIAGRGVPKPRGASVFCERSSWVRAPSGGLLRTLKASGDYVTRGTVLGIVTDPFGEAEAEVLAEVAGIVIGRTNLPVVNEGDAVFHIGEPAEHKLARAADGFEAHQDAPPLFDEDEII
- a CDS encoding LON peptidase substrate-binding domain-containing protein; translated protein: MTRLTDLPGTIPVFPLPGALLLPRARLPLHIFEPRYLAMIDDALKTPERLIGMVQPAPVPGRTEKGLHRIGCAGRVTQFSETEDGRYMITLTGISRFRVSQEVEGFTPYRRCEVSWQGFDRDRSAGPEADECFDRDRFLRLLDRYFTARDLQADWQTLKDADDELLVNSLSMLLDFGPEDKQALLEAPSLGTRRETLVTLIEYRMRGGEGDMMQ
- the trxA gene encoding thioredoxin, with protein sequence MLELNAAKGPEAGDLVKDITEAEFMAEVVDGSKEIPVIVDFWAPWCGPCKTLGPQLEEAVKAAKGAVKMVKVNVDEAQAIAGQMRIQSIPTVYAFYQGQPLDGFQGALPQSEIKAFVERVVQAAGGDASGGLDDAVAAAEEMLEQGAAVDAAQTFAAILEEDPANAKAYGGLVRAHVVLGELEQAEAILNGAPVEISKAPELEAAHAQLELAKQSAGVGPVAELTATVESEPDNHQARFDLAQALYAKGDAEGAVAQLLDLFRRDREWNDGAARAQLFTIFEALKPNDPVALNGRRKLSSMIFA